The Aeoliella mucimassa genome includes the window AGGAGAACCTCGCGCGAGATGTGGCTTCCCGCCTAAACTGGTGGTACACTGGCAGCCATGTTACTGGGACCCGTATTTCAGACCGAACTAGTTGCCAACGCCCGACGCCGGCGGTATTACTTGCTGCGTGTGTTGTTCGCCGGCATGCTCCTGTTTTCGCTCTGGATGTGCTACGAAGGGGTCGCCGGTTGGTATGGCAACGATCGCCTTTCGATTCGCGAAGCGGCCAATCTCGCTTCTGGGTTCTTCGTGACGTTTGCCTGGTTGTCGATGATTCTCACCCTGCTCGTCGCCCCGGCCGTAGCGGCAGGAGCCATTGCCACCGAGCGGGAGCGGCGGACCATCGAGTACCTGTTCGCCACCGATTTGTCGAACGCCGAGATCGTGTTGTCAAAGCTCTTCGGAAAGCTGCTGCTCGTCGGCAAACTGGTGATGGTCGCATTGCCAGTGCTTGCGATTTTCCGCTTGATGGGGGGCATCCCAGGCTCGTTGTTGCTTACTTACTTTGCCATGCTCGCGAGTACCGCCACGCTGGTGACCGTGGGGTCGATGTGTATCTCGGTGTGGTCTCCCCGCGCCCGCGATGCGTTGATTCGCGTCTATCTGGTTGAAGCATTGGTGTTTTTGCTTCCCTTTTTTCTAGGGTCGTGGATGATGGCCCTCGGTATGCAGGGCGGGGTGCTTGGCACCATCCTCACTTTGTTTGGCTACGTCGTGGATTGGTGCTTGGCGATCAATCCATTACCGGTGATGTTCAGTCAGATGATTGGTTCCGGTCTCGGCATGGGATACGGGGCGAGCGAAGTGTGGCAACTCGTTGGCTGGCAACTATTGCTTTCACTAGTACTCTGTTGCATCGCAGTAATCGCGGTTCGTCGGGTGCATCTGCGTTCGGTGAGCAGCGCCGGGGCGACGACCAGATCGTGGAAGTGGGAACTGCCACGCATTCGGTTGCCGCTCGGAGAGCATCCGATGCTCTGGAAGGAGTTATTCGCCCGCACCTCGGCGACAAAACTGGGGTTCCTCGGCCGAGTCTGCATGGGAATCATCATGCTCGGCACCCTGAGCATAGCGATCTATCAATACGCGGTAGCGGTCGGCGTGGTCCGTGGCGGCTGGGGAGGCTCACCCGGCAATCAATACATCGCCGTTAGCATGTCGATCTCCACGCTGATCGGAGTCGGTGGGGTAATCCTCATGGGCCTGCGGGCTGCGAGTTTGATTACTAACGAGAAAGAGCACGATTCCTGGCTATCGTTGATCTCCACGCCGCTCACCGGTAGCGACATCATTTTGGCCAAGGCGTTAGGCAATTTCTACGCGTTCCGCTGGCTGGCAGCGCCGCTCGCGCTGGTCTGGTTCCTGCAATTGACGCTCTCGCCAGAGTTCATGCTCGCAATCCCGTTTCATGTGCTGGCCGTGCTGACAACCGGGCTATTCGCGACCTCGGTTGGTTTGGCCTACTCGCTAAAGTTCAAAGGCTCACTTCGATCGATCGGGGCAACTATCGGTACGCTGTTCTTCTTCGGCGGTGGTTACATGATGTGTTGCTGCATGCCGCTACTCGTTACTGGCGGCGACGATGAGATCATGAAACTTGCCCTCGTGCTGTTCGTACCCTTCCTGCACTTTGCCCCCGGCATGATCATGATCGAGGGAGTCCACGGCGAAGAGTGGGTGGTGGTCGATATGATTCTAGGTCTGATGATCTACGCGGCCGCGGGAATCATGATTCTTGCAACCCTGGTCTCGCGTTTCGACGAGCTCGTGGGGCGCACCTTCCGTCCTGAATACGCGGCCCCGTTGCGCCCGCAGGCTCCTGGCGAGGGGATGCCAAGTAATATGCCTCCGCTGCCGCCACGCACTTCAAAGGTATTGCCTTTGCTGGACCCTCCGCAGGAGCCAGCGCCGGATACTCCACAAGACGATACGACTCACTAGCAAAGCCAAGCTTTTGGGCTAATTGCCCGCCACCGCGGTATCGTCGGGCAGTGGCAATAAATGCGGAGCCATTCGCAGTAGCTTGATTTGGCCGATACCACGAACTTTGAGTAGATCCTGCTGGGTGCGATACGGCCCTTCGGTCTCGCGAGTCTCGACAATGCGCCGAGCGAGGATCTCCCCCACTTCAGGCAACTGAGCCAACTCGGGCCAGGTGGCCGTGTTTAGATCGACCATAAATTCGTAGGGCACCGGCTCTGCCTGGTCGATTTCGATCAACCGCCCCGACTGACCCCCGGCCACGACCCACCATACCAGCCCAATAGCCAAGCCCACCGCCGCCAGACTGGCAACCGTCGACTGCTGTCGGGCATCGAGCATCGGCTTGGGCATTTCGGCGGACGACCGGTGGGGAGAGGGCAGGGGGCAGGCTCCATTAAAGCAGCCCACAGCAGCCGAATCCAGCTTTGCACCCGGCAATTTCGCCGCTCTGCCGCCCCTTCGTCACTCGACCTCTGAAACTCTACAATAGAGGCTTCGGCAATTCGATTTATCTGGCGGAGGCTTCGCAATGAACGGACAATTTCAGCAACTCGATTGGGGCAGCGAGGTCGCCGAATCGGCTACAGAACTCATTCGCCTGGCGGTTGCCGAAGATCTGGGGGGCCAGCGCGACTGGACCACCGCCATGCTGGTGCCCGACGGGGCGCCAGGCTCCGTCGACGTCGTAGCTCGCCAGGATGGGGTGGTGGCCGGACTCAAGGTCGTGGAGCTGTTGATCGAGCAGCTTGCCAGCGACGTGCGGTTGACGCTCTCGAGCCAGGATGGCGACCAAGTCGCTCCCGGGCGGGTGCTCGCCAACCTGACGGGTTCGGCGGCCGACATCCTGACCGCCGAGCGGGTGCTGCTGAACTTTTTAGGACGACTCTCCGGAGTCGCCACACTCACGCGGACCTATGTCGACGCAGTGGTCGGCGCCAAAGCCGAGGTGTACGACACTCGCAAGACGACACCAGGCTGGCGATTACTGG containing:
- a CDS encoding ABC transporter permease subunit translates to MLLGPVFQTELVANARRRRYYLLRVLFAGMLLFSLWMCYEGVAGWYGNDRLSIREAANLASGFFVTFAWLSMILTLLVAPAVAAGAIATERERRTIEYLFATDLSNAEIVLSKLFGKLLLVGKLVMVALPVLAIFRLMGGIPGSLLLTYFAMLASTATLVTVGSMCISVWSPRARDALIRVYLVEALVFLLPFFLGSWMMALGMQGGVLGTILTLFGYVVDWCLAINPLPVMFSQMIGSGLGMGYGASEVWQLVGWQLLLSLVLCCIAVIAVRRVHLRSVSSAGATTRSWKWELPRIRLPLGEHPMLWKELFARTSATKLGFLGRVCMGIIMLGTLSIAIYQYAVAVGVVRGGWGGSPGNQYIAVSMSISTLIGVGGVILMGLRAASLITNEKEHDSWLSLISTPLTGSDIILAKALGNFYAFRWLAAPLALVWFLQLTLSPEFMLAIPFHVLAVLTTGLFATSVGLAYSLKFKGSLRSIGATIGTLFFFGGGYMMCCCMPLLVTGGDDEIMKLALVLFVPFLHFAPGMIMIEGVHGEEWVVVDMILGLMIYAAAGIMILATLVSRFDELVGRTFRPEYAAPLRPQAPGEGMPSNMPPLPPRTSKVLPLLDPPQEPAPDTPQDDTTH
- a CDS encoding helix-hairpin-helix domain-containing protein; translated protein: MLDARQQSTVASLAAVGLAIGLVWWVVAGGQSGRLIEIDQAEPVPYEFMVDLNTATWPELAQLPEVGEILARRIVETRETEGPYRTQQDLLKVRGIGQIKLLRMAPHLLPLPDDTAVAGN
- the nadC gene encoding carboxylating nicotinate-nucleotide diphosphorylase, yielding MNGQFQQLDWGSEVAESATELIRLAVAEDLGGQRDWTTAMLVPDGAPGSVDVVARQDGVVAGLKVVELLIEQLASDVRLTLSSQDGDQVAPGRVLANLTGSAADILTAERVLLNFLGRLSGVATLTRTYVDAVVGAKAEVYDTRKTTPGWRLLEKYAVRCGGGQNHRLGLNRAVMIKDNHVALASQQGLTLAEATEKVRSRLADQQIAVEAIEVEVDTLEQFAQVLPTQPDIVLLDNMTNDHLRAAVELRDASAPQMLLEASGGVSLATIGAIAKTGVDRISVGALTHSAPCLDIGLDWHDSGR